Proteins found in one Perca fluviatilis chromosome 9, GENO_Pfluv_1.0, whole genome shotgun sequence genomic segment:
- the LOC120565063 gene encoding glomulin-like isoform X1: MMNEDQVKDIIQRWLDTPEEYLKPEDYQQFKDFGSACLTEGDSAQLLKFLQDEKNQGIVKSMGYVLMAPLVNEVVQKEKSLDHCQAAITHLTRTCSPNKLMHSLLELIEDIDPGAISETILTLVPHLQTVLLQLDDNKAACVGLALTALQKQLSRLPVPYTQQQEEADEYGLCRCYNALAVSTKPFIEEVKRKNENCTTTSEDEELRTELLKFCMRSLREPLLEAELNRDRKSSLWLFATEIMVTLPAIQESLSELLFFSTLKKSTQTDNSQSKESRACLAYLLFVQLITIDSFPAVFSPVFVLQCNMEYINQLLTSKKESYLLKGLALYAKSLESVQDNSLPVSLLELKSFYSVPQNLRHVLTDCPMQHLRESGLQVLQLFINKLDVEAKHKFFRCMLKTSNHAGVESYIVKNTRNQVEFSMKPGNANEWFLGEEFLSLLGLVLYLPQGAETDLLNSMDRIMESLNLLRYILIRDRELRRTTGVWEELCRLKDEYLKMLRVCISISRGYYSAELKALREDQKLKAKEARDAARSTRLVKSITVQHQKVSNMSPQVQHQVLQSALVTFDLMESLIVRIEEITEEKLKIPN, translated from the exons CTAGATACTCCAGAAGAATATTTGAAGCCAGAGGACTACCAGCAGTTTAAGGATTTTGGATCTGCCTGTCTCACCGAGGGTGACAGTGCACAACTACTGAAATTTCTTCAGGATGAGAAAAACCAG GGGATTGTGAAGTCTATGGGTTATGTTCTAATGGCACCTCTTGTAAATGAAGTAGTTCAAAAAGAGAAGAGTCTTGATCACTGCCAGGCTGCCATCACACATTTGACCAGG ACTTGCAGCCCGAATAAACTCATGCACAGCTTGCTTGAACTGATTGAAGACATTGATCCAGGGGCCATTTCTGAGACCATCTTAACCCTTGTTCCACATCTTCAAACAG TGCTGCTTCAGCTGGATGACAACAAGGCAGCCTGTGTGGGCTTGGCTCTGACCGCCCTGCAAAAGCAGTTGTCCAGGCTGCCTGTGCCTTATACCCAGCAGCAAGAGGAGGCTGATGAGTATGGTCTGTGTCGCTGCTACAATGCCTTGGCTGTGTCTACAAAGCCATTCATAGAGGAGGTGAAGAGGAAAAATGAAAACTGCACTACCACATCTGAGGATGAGGAGCTAAGGACTGAGCTTCTCAAGTT CTGCATGAGGAGTTTGAGGGAGCCCTTGCTTGAGGCTGAACTGAACCGGGATAGAAAATCGTCACTGTGGCTCTTTGCAACAGAGATAATG GTCACACTACCTGCAATCCAAGAGTCTCTGTCAGAGCTCCTTTTCTTCAGCACTCTAAAGAAAAGcacccagacagacaacagtcaGTCCAAGGAGTCAAGAGCTTGTCTGGCTTATCTACTGTTTGTCCAGCTCATCACCATCGACAGCTTTCCCGCAGTATTCAG TCCTGTATTTGTTCTTCAGTGCAACATGGAATACATCAATCAACTACTCACTAG CAAAAAGGAATCATACTTGCTCAAAGGACTG GCACTGTATGCAAAAAGCTTGGAGAGTGTGCAGGACAACAGCCTTCCAGTGAGTCTACTGGAACTGAAGAGCTTCTATAGTGTACCACAG AACCTGAGGCACGTTCTTACTGACTGCCCAATGCAGCATTTG AGAGAATCAGGACTACAGGTTTTACAGCTGTTCATCAATAAATTAGATGTTGAAGCAAAGCACAAGTTCTTCAG GTGCATGTTGAAAACCAGCAACCACGCAGGAGTAGAGAGTTACATAGTAAAAAACACCAGGAATCAAGTTGAATTTTCTATGAAG CCGGGTAATGCCAATGAGTGGTTCCTTGGGGAGGAGTTTCTCTCGTTGTTGGGACTGGTGTTGTATTTGCCACAAGGTGCTGAGACAGATTTGCTGAACAGTATGGATAG GATAATGGAGAGTCTAAATCTTCTACGCTACATCCTTATTAGAGACAGAGAACTAAGGAGAACT ACAGGTGTGTGGGAAGAGCTGTGCAGGCTCAAAGACGAATACCTAAAAATGCTCCGTGTGTGTATCAGCATTTCAAGAGGATATTATTCTGCTGAACTGAAGGCACTGAGGGAAGATCAAAAGCTAAAAGCAAAAG AAGCCAGAGATGCTGCCAGATCCACCAGATTAGTCAAAAGCATTACAGTGCAACACCAGAAAGTGTCCAATATGTCCCCACAGGTACAGCACCAG GTGTTGCAGAGTGCTTTGGTGACATTTGACCTGATGGAGAGTCTTATAGTCCGTATCGAAGAGATCACAGAGGAAAAGCTGAAGATCCCAAACTAA
- the LOC120565063 gene encoding glomulin-like isoform X2 yields MHSLLELIEDIDPGAISETILTLVPHLQTVLLQLDDNKAACVGLALTALQKQLSRLPVPYTQQQEEADEYGLCRCYNALAVSTKPFIEEVKRKNENCTTTSEDEELRTELLKFCMRSLREPLLEAELNRDRKSSLWLFATEIMVTLPAIQESLSELLFFSTLKKSTQTDNSQSKESRACLAYLLFVQLITIDSFPAVFSPVFVLQCNMEYINQLLTSKKESYLLKGLALYAKSLESVQDNSLPVSLLELKSFYSVPQNLRHVLTDCPMQHLRESGLQVLQLFINKLDVEAKHKFFRCMLKTSNHAGVESYIVKNTRNQVEFSMKPGNANEWFLGEEFLSLLGLVLYLPQGAETDLLNSMDRIMESLNLLRYILIRDRELRRTTGVWEELCRLKDEYLKMLRVCISISRGYYSAELKALREDQKLKAKEARDAARSTRLVKSITVQHQKVSNMSPQVQHQVLQSALVTFDLMESLIVRIEEITEEKLKIPN; encoded by the exons ATGCACAGCTTGCTTGAACTGATTGAAGACATTGATCCAGGGGCCATTTCTGAGACCATCTTAACCCTTGTTCCACATCTTCAAACAG TGCTGCTTCAGCTGGATGACAACAAGGCAGCCTGTGTGGGCTTGGCTCTGACCGCCCTGCAAAAGCAGTTGTCCAGGCTGCCTGTGCCTTATACCCAGCAGCAAGAGGAGGCTGATGAGTATGGTCTGTGTCGCTGCTACAATGCCTTGGCTGTGTCTACAAAGCCATTCATAGAGGAGGTGAAGAGGAAAAATGAAAACTGCACTACCACATCTGAGGATGAGGAGCTAAGGACTGAGCTTCTCAAGTT CTGCATGAGGAGTTTGAGGGAGCCCTTGCTTGAGGCTGAACTGAACCGGGATAGAAAATCGTCACTGTGGCTCTTTGCAACAGAGATAATG GTCACACTACCTGCAATCCAAGAGTCTCTGTCAGAGCTCCTTTTCTTCAGCACTCTAAAGAAAAGcacccagacagacaacagtcaGTCCAAGGAGTCAAGAGCTTGTCTGGCTTATCTACTGTTTGTCCAGCTCATCACCATCGACAGCTTTCCCGCAGTATTCAG TCCTGTATTTGTTCTTCAGTGCAACATGGAATACATCAATCAACTACTCACTAG CAAAAAGGAATCATACTTGCTCAAAGGACTG GCACTGTATGCAAAAAGCTTGGAGAGTGTGCAGGACAACAGCCTTCCAGTGAGTCTACTGGAACTGAAGAGCTTCTATAGTGTACCACAG AACCTGAGGCACGTTCTTACTGACTGCCCAATGCAGCATTTG AGAGAATCAGGACTACAGGTTTTACAGCTGTTCATCAATAAATTAGATGTTGAAGCAAAGCACAAGTTCTTCAG GTGCATGTTGAAAACCAGCAACCACGCAGGAGTAGAGAGTTACATAGTAAAAAACACCAGGAATCAAGTTGAATTTTCTATGAAG CCGGGTAATGCCAATGAGTGGTTCCTTGGGGAGGAGTTTCTCTCGTTGTTGGGACTGGTGTTGTATTTGCCACAAGGTGCTGAGACAGATTTGCTGAACAGTATGGATAG GATAATGGAGAGTCTAAATCTTCTACGCTACATCCTTATTAGAGACAGAGAACTAAGGAGAACT ACAGGTGTGTGGGAAGAGCTGTGCAGGCTCAAAGACGAATACCTAAAAATGCTCCGTGTGTGTATCAGCATTTCAAGAGGATATTATTCTGCTGAACTGAAGGCACTGAGGGAAGATCAAAAGCTAAAAGCAAAAG AAGCCAGAGATGCTGCCAGATCCACCAGATTAGTCAAAAGCATTACAGTGCAACACCAGAAAGTGTCCAATATGTCCCCACAGGTACAGCACCAG GTGTTGCAGAGTGCTTTGGTGACATTTGACCTGATGGAGAGTCTTATAGTCCGTATCGAAGAGATCACAGAGGAAAAGCTGAAGATCCCAAACTAA